From the Lampris incognitus isolate fLamInc1 chromosome 6, fLamInc1.hap2, whole genome shotgun sequence genome, one window contains:
- the pnpla2 gene encoding patatin-like phospholipase domain-containing protein 2 isoform X1 yields MFPLDSPWNISFAGCGFLGIYHVGVASCLLEQAPFLVENARHIYGASAGALTASALVSGVCLGEAGASIIDVAKEARKRFLGPMHPSFNLVKIVRHMLHRTLPPDAHLRATGRLGISLTRVTDGENVLVSHFHSKEELVQACVCSAYIPVYCGLIPPTLRGVRYVDGGMSDNLPQYELKNTITVSPFSGESDICPRDMSTNLHELRFTNTSIQFTLTNLYRVSRALFPPDPTVMKTMCKQGYKDALHFLKRNGLLNCNGPLRHRPLLANKQENKPDDGDDSDENVDEEQPHGEIGAVVVQSASSIEEHIIEHLPPKLHRALVEACKERRNLVQSLSNMLPVRMASAMMLPYTLPLESAMSMTVRLLEWLPDVQEDIVWIREQSVKMLQCVLRQASKRLSQHVSARFSCQLELYHYQSLPSQLSTASLFPTWMNESGSSVFDVIVRLDQYQRQVLPGLMSVNMDLQGAFKT; encoded by the exons ATGTTTCCTCTCGACTCGCCGTGGAATATTTCCTTTGCCGGCTGCGGCTTCCTGGGCATCTACCACGTCGGTGTCGCCAGCTGCCTGTTGGAGCAGGCGCCGTTCCTCGTGGAGAACGCGCGACACATATACGGGGCATCGGCTGGGGCTCTGACCGCCTCTGCCCTGGTCAGCGGGGTATGTCTGG GAGAAGCTGGTGCGAGTATCATCGATGTGGCAAAAGAAGCCAGGAAACGATTCCTGGGGCCTATGCATCCTTCTTTCAACCTAGTCAAGATAGTGCGGCATATGCTGCATCGCACGCTGCCACCTGATGCTCACCTTCGGGCCACGGGCAGATTAGGAATCTCCCTGACACGTGTGACGGATGGAGAAAATGTCCTAGTATCCCACTTCCACAGCAAGGAAGAACTAGTGCAA GCATGTGTATGCAGTGCCTATATCCCGGTGTATTGTGGTCTCATTCCCCCTACCTTGAGGGGTGTG AGATATGTTGATGGAGGGATGTCGGACAACCTGCCTCAGTATGAGCTGAAAAATACAATCACCGTGTCACCGTTCTCCGGAGAGAGCGATATCTGCCCTCGAGACATGTCCACCAACCTGCATGAGCTGCGCTTTACCAACACCAGCATTCAGTTCACCCTCACCAACCTCTACAGGGTCTCCAGGGCACTTTTCCCTCCAGACCCAACG GTTATGAAGACCATGTGTAAACAGGGATATAAAGACGCTCTTCACTTTTTAAAGAGAAATG GCTTACTCAATTGCAATGGGCCTCTCAGACACAGACCCCTGCTGGCCAATAAGCAGGAAAATAAGcccgatgatggtgatgatagtGATGAAAATGTAGACGAGGAGCAGCCACATGGTGAAATCGGAGCAGTCGTGGTCCAGTCCGCTTCCTCAATAGAGGAACATATCATTGAGCACCTCCCACCTAAACTCCACAGAG CTCTAGTGGAGGCTTGCAAAGAGAGGAGAAACCTGGTGCAGTCCCTGAGCAACATGCTCCCCGTCAGGATGGCTTCGGCCATGATGCTCCCCTATACTCTCCCCCTGGAGTCTGCCATGTCCATGACTGTCCG ACTTTTGGAATGGCTACCAGATGTGCAGGAGGATATTGTTTGGATTCGTGAGCAGTCAGTAAAAATGCTGCAGTGTGTTCTACGCCAGGCGTCCAAAAGACTCTCGCAGCATGTATCTGCAAG GTTTTCCTGTCAGCTTGAGCTGTACCACTATCAGTCCCTCCCGTCTCAACTCAGCACTGCCAGTCTGTTTCCCACCTGGATGAACGAAAGCGGTTCCTCTGTCTTTGATGTTATCGTGCGCCTTGACCAGTACCAGAGGCAGGTTCTGCCTGGACTCATGTCTGTCAACATGGACCTGCAAGGCGCCTTCAAAACGTGA
- the pnpla2 gene encoding patatin-like phospholipase domain-containing protein 2 isoform X2, which yields MFPLDSPWNISFAGCGFLGIYHVGVASCLLEQAPFLVENARHIYGASAGALTASALVSGVCLGEAGASIIDVAKEARKRFLGPMHPSFNLVKIVRHMLHRTLPPDAHLRATGRLGISLTRVTDGENVLVSHFHSKEELVQRYVDGGMSDNLPQYELKNTITVSPFSGESDICPRDMSTNLHELRFTNTSIQFTLTNLYRVSRALFPPDPTVMKTMCKQGYKDALHFLKRNGLLNCNGPLRHRPLLANKQENKPDDGDDSDENVDEEQPHGEIGAVVVQSASSIEEHIIEHLPPKLHRALVEACKERRNLVQSLSNMLPVRMASAMMLPYTLPLESAMSMTVRLLEWLPDVQEDIVWIREQSVKMLQCVLRQASKRLSQHVSARFSCQLELYHYQSLPSQLSTASLFPTWMNESGSSVFDVIVRLDQYQRQVLPGLMSVNMDLQGAFKT from the exons ATGTTTCCTCTCGACTCGCCGTGGAATATTTCCTTTGCCGGCTGCGGCTTCCTGGGCATCTACCACGTCGGTGTCGCCAGCTGCCTGTTGGAGCAGGCGCCGTTCCTCGTGGAGAACGCGCGACACATATACGGGGCATCGGCTGGGGCTCTGACCGCCTCTGCCCTGGTCAGCGGGGTATGTCTGG GAGAAGCTGGTGCGAGTATCATCGATGTGGCAAAAGAAGCCAGGAAACGATTCCTGGGGCCTATGCATCCTTCTTTCAACCTAGTCAAGATAGTGCGGCATATGCTGCATCGCACGCTGCCACCTGATGCTCACCTTCGGGCCACGGGCAGATTAGGAATCTCCCTGACACGTGTGACGGATGGAGAAAATGTCCTAGTATCCCACTTCCACAGCAAGGAAGAACTAGTGCAA AGATATGTTGATGGAGGGATGTCGGACAACCTGCCTCAGTATGAGCTGAAAAATACAATCACCGTGTCACCGTTCTCCGGAGAGAGCGATATCTGCCCTCGAGACATGTCCACCAACCTGCATGAGCTGCGCTTTACCAACACCAGCATTCAGTTCACCCTCACCAACCTCTACAGGGTCTCCAGGGCACTTTTCCCTCCAGACCCAACG GTTATGAAGACCATGTGTAAACAGGGATATAAAGACGCTCTTCACTTTTTAAAGAGAAATG GCTTACTCAATTGCAATGGGCCTCTCAGACACAGACCCCTGCTGGCCAATAAGCAGGAAAATAAGcccgatgatggtgatgatagtGATGAAAATGTAGACGAGGAGCAGCCACATGGTGAAATCGGAGCAGTCGTGGTCCAGTCCGCTTCCTCAATAGAGGAACATATCATTGAGCACCTCCCACCTAAACTCCACAGAG CTCTAGTGGAGGCTTGCAAAGAGAGGAGAAACCTGGTGCAGTCCCTGAGCAACATGCTCCCCGTCAGGATGGCTTCGGCCATGATGCTCCCCTATACTCTCCCCCTGGAGTCTGCCATGTCCATGACTGTCCG ACTTTTGGAATGGCTACCAGATGTGCAGGAGGATATTGTTTGGATTCGTGAGCAGTCAGTAAAAATGCTGCAGTGTGTTCTACGCCAGGCGTCCAAAAGACTCTCGCAGCATGTATCTGCAAG GTTTTCCTGTCAGCTTGAGCTGTACCACTATCAGTCCCTCCCGTCTCAACTCAGCACTGCCAGTCTGTTTCCCACCTGGATGAACGAAAGCGGTTCCTCTGTCTTTGATGTTATCGTGCGCCTTGACCAGTACCAGAGGCAGGTTCTGCCTGGACTCATGTCTGTCAACATGGACCTGCAAGGCGCCTTCAAAACGTGA